Proteins encoded in a region of the Marinococcus sp. PL1-022 genome:
- a CDS encoding SDR family NAD(P)-dependent oxidoreductase: MKKNALVTGGNRGIGLEVCRQLAQNGFKVWLGARNEKAGMEAAKALQDEELEVQFIALDVGLPDMVEAVKKQIMNEDGKLDVLVNNAGIFPDQKQSIIDIEPETFEDIQLTNYFGPFFTMRSFMPSMLEAGYGRIVNIAAEIGVSGTMDAPMGGAYKSSKYGLNALTRLFAGAVRKKNVKVNSVSPGWVQTDLGGEKAKRKPAEAMEGILWLAQLEEDGPNGKFFRDKDELDF; the protein is encoded by the coding sequence GTGAAAAAGAACGCGTTGGTGACTGGCGGCAATCGTGGTATTGGACTGGAAGTCTGCCGGCAGTTAGCTCAAAACGGATTCAAAGTATGGCTTGGAGCAAGAAATGAGAAAGCAGGCATGGAAGCAGCGAAGGCATTGCAGGATGAAGAACTTGAAGTACAGTTCATTGCATTGGATGTTGGTCTCCCTGATATGGTGGAGGCAGTAAAAAAACAGATTATGAACGAAGACGGAAAACTCGATGTACTGGTAAATAACGCCGGAATCTTTCCGGATCAAAAGCAGTCCATCATTGATATTGAACCAGAAACGTTCGAAGACATTCAGCTAACCAATTATTTCGGGCCATTTTTTACGATGAGGAGCTTTATGCCCTCCATGCTCGAAGCAGGCTATGGTCGTATAGTAAACATAGCTGCCGAAATCGGAGTTTCCGGCACGATGGATGCCCCGATGGGTGGAGCGTATAAATCCTCTAAATACGGATTAAATGCTCTGACTCGTCTGTTTGCCGGAGCGGTGCGGAAAAAGAACGTGAAAGTGAACTCGGTCAGCCCGGGCTGGGTACAGACCGATTTGGGCGGAGAAAAAGCAAAGCGAAAGCCGGCTGAGGCAATGGAAGGTATTTTGTGGCTTGCCCAGCTTGAAGAGGACGGCCCGAACGGAAAGTTTTTCCGTGATAAGGACGAACTGGATTTTTAA
- a CDS encoding acyltransferase family protein, which yields MNQHFEWVNIAKGLGIILVVLGHAPIDDILRQYIFAFHMPLFFLLSGVTFKGGYTELRPVDFARKKGRSLLIPYFTFSIITYAFWFFLERPLLGKDDVDAIIPALGIFYSAGDNYLLTYNPAIWFLTCLFMVEIGFYVLLKYVPGNSVRIISIVAVAAAGYFSTRWFDSMLPWSIQVATVAVLFFGLGYLLKARTKIFEHSFGWVAAAAALSLIYPLIQFTNRIDMRAGEYQSVPIFISTSLLGIAGILFLSFRLEGKSRILSYLGQNSLIIFALHFMIFAIIRITLQYGFGIEGNPMPITSLWGIMFTAATLVISVPFVYLIKNKAPFLIGK from the coding sequence ATGAATCAGCATTTTGAATGGGTGAACATTGCCAAAGGTCTCGGCATCATTCTCGTAGTCCTCGGGCACGCCCCTATTGACGATATTCTACGCCAGTATATTTTCGCCTTCCATATGCCTTTGTTCTTTCTTTTATCCGGCGTGACATTCAAAGGCGGCTATACTGAGCTCCGGCCGGTCGATTTCGCCAGGAAAAAAGGCCGTTCACTGCTCATCCCTTATTTCACCTTTTCCATCATTACATATGCATTCTGGTTTTTTCTGGAACGTCCTCTTCTTGGTAAAGATGACGTTGACGCTATTATTCCCGCCCTCGGTATTTTTTATTCTGCTGGAGACAACTATCTGCTCACCTATAACCCGGCCATATGGTTTTTAACCTGCCTGTTTATGGTTGAGATTGGCTTTTATGTGCTGCTCAAATATGTGCCGGGCAACAGCGTCCGCATTATAAGCATTGTCGCTGTTGCAGCAGCAGGATATTTTTCCACCCGCTGGTTTGACTCCATGCTCCCATGGAGTATTCAAGTAGCTACTGTGGCCGTATTGTTCTTCGGACTTGGTTATTTGTTAAAAGCCCGGACAAAAATATTCGAACACTCCTTCGGCTGGGTGGCAGCCGCAGCAGCGCTCAGCCTTATATATCCGCTCATTCAATTTACGAACCGGATCGACATGCGCGCCGGAGAATACCAGTCTGTCCCCATTTTTATATCCACTTCTCTGCTTGGTATTGCGGGTATTTTATTTTTAAGCTTCCGCCTGGAGGGAAAAAGCCGTATCCTCAGTTATTTGGGGCAGAATTCACTGATCATTTTCGCTCTGCATTTCATGATCTTTGCTATTATACGTATCACGCTTCAATACGGCTTCGGTATTGAAGGCAATCCTATGCCGATCACCTCTTTATGGGGAATTATGTTTACGGCAGCTACGCTTGTAATCAGTGTGCCGTTTGTATATTTAATCAAAAACAAAGCCCCGTTTCTTATTGGCAAATAA
- a CDS encoding alpha/beta hydrolase, translating to MKRQTPKRKLQYWILSLLGLFAAGFSAFILYTSWHEDRSVISVVTNPADGSTGKDGPYPDRPEYQLPDEIDTRYDYEKMTLNGMDNYVLENERTVEKKIIYLHGGGYVSQPNPRHFRWLEGVQDQTDSTVMLPVYPKAPQHQYEEVFEKLVPLYTQTLENTEAENIVIMGDSAGGGLALALAQELRRQDIEQPGDIIMLSPWLDVSMTNPDIQNLTSVDPFLDLEWLLNAGASYAGDADLRNPMVSPIYGDMTGLGDMTLIVGTHELFLADARKLSGITDEKNIPINYYEYPEMPHVFQLQDTDEGRRATQQIVNIINDDADDTSTTD from the coding sequence ATGAAAAGACAAACACCAAAGAGAAAATTACAATACTGGATTTTGAGCCTTTTGGGTCTTTTCGCTGCAGGATTTTCAGCATTTATTCTTTACACAAGCTGGCACGAGGACCGTTCGGTAATATCCGTAGTGACAAATCCTGCTGACGGCTCCACCGGCAAAGACGGTCCTTATCCAGACAGGCCCGAGTATCAGCTTCCCGACGAAATTGATACTCGCTACGATTACGAAAAAATGACATTAAACGGCATGGACAACTATGTACTTGAAAACGAACGGACCGTAGAAAAGAAAATTATTTATCTGCATGGCGGCGGCTATGTCAGCCAGCCAAACCCCCGACATTTTCGGTGGCTTGAAGGAGTGCAGGACCAGACCGACAGCACGGTAATGCTTCCTGTTTATCCTAAAGCTCCGCAGCATCAGTATGAAGAGGTCTTCGAAAAGCTGGTGCCTCTCTATACGCAGACGCTTGAAAACACAGAGGCTGAAAACATTGTCATTATGGGGGATTCTGCCGGAGGAGGGCTGGCTCTCGCCCTCGCCCAGGAGTTGCGCCGTCAGGACATTGAACAGCCGGGAGATATTATCATGCTCTCCCCGTGGCTTGACGTCAGCATGACAAACCCGGACATCCAGAATTTAACTTCGGTAGATCCTTTTCTTGATCTGGAATGGCTGCTGAATGCCGGAGCTTCCTATGCCGGGGACGCTGATTTGAGAAATCCTATGGTGAGTCCTATTTATGGAGACATGACCGGGCTTGGAGATATGACTCTGATTGTCGGCACCCATGAATTGTTTCTTGCGGATGCCAGGAAGCTTTCTGGGATCACTGATGAAAAAAACATTCCCATCAACTACTATGAGTACCCGGAAATGCCCCATGTGTTTCAGCTCCAGGACACCGATGAAGGCCGGCGTGCAACGCAGCAGATAGTTAACATCATTAACGACGACGCAGATGATACCTCCACCACTGATTAA